The following are encoded together in the Notolabrus celidotus isolate fNotCel1 chromosome 9, fNotCel1.pri, whole genome shotgun sequence genome:
- the LOC117819372 gene encoding probable palmitoyltransferase ZDHHC12, with amino-acid sequence MVQSMFRPGFLVRATHTLLTWVITLKLFLHNTDLRRCEEEGELLLPVLFLLVVVLSVLLYFAVSLMDPGFVLSDTAKGSTEEMESMIPESATPRLRRCGYCLLQQPMRARHCQTCNRCVRRFDHHCPWLENCVGERNHRWFIVYLVVQLLALLCALHIALSGISPSVSWELWFWSNGFLLAVVGVVSVLSVVVQLLLGCHLYLVSVNCTTWEFMSRHRISYLKNCGDEENPFDRGVFCNLWDFFCICRTVMWEKIYHKSVQDSV; translated from the exons ATGGTCCAGAGCATGTTCCGGCCCGGGTTCCTGGTCCGGGCCACACACACCCTGCTAACCTGGGTCATTACTCTGAAACTGTTCCTCCACAACACAG atctGCGGAGGtgtgaggaggaaggagagcttcTGCTGcccgtcctcttcctcctcgtggTCGTGCTGTCGGTGCTTTTATACTTCGCCGTCTCTTTAATGGACCCCGGCTTCGTCCTCTCCGACACCGCCAAG GGGTCAACCGAGGAGATGGAGTCGATGATCCCTGAGTCTGCGACCCCTCGGCTGCGTCGCTGTGGATACTGCCTGCTGCAG CAGCCAATGAGAGCCAGGCACTGCCAGACGTGCAACCGCTGCGTGCGCCGCTTCGACCACCACTGCCCGTGGCTGGAGAACTGCGTGGGCGAGAGGAACCACCGCTGGTTCATCGTCTACCTGGTGGTGCAGCTGCTGGCTCTGCTGTGTGCCCTTCACATCGCTCT GTCGGGTATCTCCCCCAGCGTCTCGTGGGAGCTCTGGTTCTGGTCCAACGGCTTCCTGCTGGCGGTGGTGGGCGTGGTCAGCGTCCTCTCCGTGGTGGTGCAGCTGCTGCTGGGCTGCCACCTCTACCTGGTCTCCGTCAACTGCACCACCTGGGAGTTCATGTCGCGCCACAGGATCTCCTACCTGAAGAACTGCGGGGACGAGGAGAACCCCTTCGACCGCGGAGTCTTCTGCAACCTGTGGGACTTCTTCTGCATCTGCAGGACGGTGATGTGGGAGAAGATCTACCACAAGAGCGTCCAGGACTCGGTCTGA
- the slc25a25a gene encoding calcium-binding mitochondrial carrier protein SCaMC-2-A, whose translation MLGLCLYVPVSNSDPVEVEYFESNGLPSELKSLFNKLSVFLPSQEFSSYQRWRKKTVKREKDDADGQLDFEEFVHYLQDYEKDLKLVVKSLDRKNAGRVDPKEFIQSLQDLGVHISPQHAEKALQSMDKNGMITIGSKDWSNFPMEEKTENIPEIILYWKHSTIFDVGENLMVPDEFTVEEKMTGMWWRHLVAGGAAGMVSRTCTAPLDRVKVMMQVYGTRTNNMCIMSGLMQMIKEGGTRSLWRGNGVNIIKIAPESALKFMAYEQIKRLIGSEQETLNVVERFAAGSLAGVIAQSTIYPMEVLKTRLALRTTGQYSGISDCAKQIFRREGLGAFYKGYVPNMLGIIPYAGIDLAVYETLKNSYLQKYGTNSTDPGVLVLLACGTVSSTCGQLASYPLALVRTRMQAQAATGATSEHATMSSLFRQILQTEGPTGLYRGLAPNFLKVIPAVSISYVVYEHLKTQLGVTSR comes from the exons ATGCTCGGACTGTGCCTTTACGTTCCCGTGTCTAACTCAGACCCCGTGGAAGTGGAATACTTTGAGTCTAACGGACTTCCCTCCGAGCTGAAGTCCCTCTTTAACAAACTGAGTGTGTTCCTGCCTTCTCAGGAGTTCTCAAGCTACCAAAGGTGGAGGAAG AAGACGGTGAAAAGGGAGAAAGACGACGCGGACGGGCAGCTGGACTTCGAGGAGTTTGTCCACTACCTGCAAGATTACGAGAAAGACCTGAAGCTCGTGGTGAAGAGCCTGGACAGGAAGAATGCAG GTCGCGTCGACCCAAAGGAGTTCATCCAGTCCCTGCAGGACCTCGGTGTGCACATCTCCCCCCAACACGCAGAGAAAGCCCTTCAGAG CATGGATAAGAACGGGATGATAACGATCGGCAGTAAAGACTGGAGCAACTTCCCCATGGAGGAGAAGACGGAGAACATCCCTGAGATCATCCTTTACTGGAAACACTCCACG ATATTCGATGTCGGGGAGAACCTCATGGTGCCTGATGAGTTCACGGTCGAGGAGAAGATGACTGGAATGTGGTGGAGACACTTGGTTGCAGGCGGAGCAGCTGGAATGGTGTCAAGGACGTGCACGGCCCCCCTGGATCGAGTCAAAGTCATGATGCAG GTTtatggaaccagaaccaacaaCATGTGCATCATGAGCGGACTCATGCAGATGATCAAGGAAGGCGGGACGAGGTCGCTGTGGCGAGGGAACGGCGTCAACATCATCAAGATAGCGCCCGAGTCGGCCCTCAAGTTCATGGCGTACGAGCAG attAAGCGTCTGATCGGCAGTGAGCAGGAGACTCTGAACGTGGTGGAGCGGTTTGCTGCCGGATCTCTGGCAGGAGTGATCGCCCAGAGCACCATCTACCCCATGGAG GTTCTGAAAACTCGCCTGGCTCTGAGGACGACGGGTCAGTACTCGGGGATCTCTGACTGTGCGAAGCAGATCTTCAGGAGGGAGGGGCTGGGAGCGTTTTATAAAGGATACGTCCCAAACATGCTCGGCATCATCCCGTACGCCGGCATCGACCTCGCCGTGTATGAG ACTCTGAAGAACAGCTACCTGCAGAAGTACGGCACCAACAGCACAGACCCCGGGGTGCTCGTCCTGCTGGCCTGCGGCACCGTGTCCAGCACCTGCGGGCAGCTCGCCAGCTATCCTCTGGCTCTGGTCCGAACACGCATGCAAGCACAAG CTGCGACGGGCGCCACGAGCGAGCATGCGACGATGAGCAGCCTCTTCAGGCAGATCCTGCAGACCGAGGGTCCGACTGGGCTCTACAGAGGTCTGGCCCCAAACTTCCTCAAAGTGATCCCGGCCGTCAGCATCAGCTACGTGGTCTACGAACACCTGAAGACACAGCTGGGGGTGACATCCCGCTGA